CATTTGTCAGGAGTCATTTCCATGTTACACTCTGGCTCCTTGGGAATCTGTCAGCCAGTGAGAGGTGACACGCCTGACATCTGCTGGTGAACACACAAACGTGCACTTTCATGTTGTTTGACATATCAGTAGCACAAGATAATCTGAGTGTTGATACCAGCAGGGGAGTTGAGGCATCAGAGTCCCGTGGAGAATAGTGTCCCCTGTAGTCatcatcttcctcttcctcttcctcctcctgaaTTTTCTGGTATGAACGTTTGAtggcttttttttcctctgcatATAAAACAGTTTGATTGATAAATCACTTAAAGGAATTTTAAAAACAGTTCTTTGCTGCCTATCAGCTCCTCTCAATACCAGTCCTTCTTAAAACATCACAGATGTGCTAAGCTAGGTCTGATCCAGGGATATTTAGTGAGACACTGCACATTGCCTACATATTTCTCATAATGAAAGTCATGGCACAGATTGGGTGGCTGCTGCTGTTCTAAAGTTTCCTCCAGGCATCCATGTCATCAGTTCCAAGTTAACAGACAAAGACAACTACACTCAAAGTCTGTCTCCACTGGGATTGAAGTTTTACATTTTTCGGTGAAAATTACCCATTATAAAAACTGCCTTTAAAACTCACTGGAAGGGCTGCTACAATGCTGTTCTGGGTAAACATGTGGTTAGTTCAATTTACTTGTGGCTGAAAAAGCAAGTCAACAATTTGGATTTCCATAAAAAGTACATTCGCACTGGGTAAATGTTTATGGGACAAGAAATGAGATCCACCCATTTGAGTGTAAAAGCACATTTAATCAGGCATAGGGGTCTGACCACAAACTGTTGTTTTAATGACAAGAGCTTAAAAAAATTGCTAGAAAAACAAACCTAACAGTAGCTGGTCACCTTGACACAAATACATGATGATACAAGCCTTGAAATAATTCCTAATGCCATAATTTAGTTAAAATCCACTAAACAAGATCATGGGCTCCTCCACAGTACAAGAAACAAGGATAAGAACACCTGCAAACATCCTACAGCAATTTTCAGAGCCGCAATCATAAGACCGACATGGGACACAGGTTACATTGCAGCAGTCTCTGGCCTGCCAAGATACGCCCCCCAAATGCATACCTGTCTTAGGTTTGGGGCTGTTGGAATCCTCAATGGCCAGTTTGAGCTGCTGAATGAAGTCTGCTCTGTATACACCACGCTCCTGCCAAATATTGAGCAGTCTCTCCATGTGCTTTTTGCACCCATCATCCGCCTCTCTGCAGGAGATAGTTCTTTCAGTTAAGAGGAAGACAGTATGAATGACAGATTTTATTTGGTAAATTCTATTTCCTTATACTGTACAATTCACCAAATGGAATTACATTCCACAGACAAATTAGActtataaaaaaacacaatgagaGATACTCAATTTAGGCCCTTTCTTTACACACATACTTCTTTAAGGAAAGTGCATTATACACAAATTCACATAGCACTGCATATAGTGCTTGTACAGTTTGTGATTATGTGAAACAGACAAACATGTTCCATAATATTCATCAGATACGGAAACCTTATAAAAACAAACCCACAAGGTTTAAAGTAGTCTGTGAAAGCCAAAAGACATTAGACATATAAGTGCAGAGGGATTCTCTCTGAATCAGACTCTCACCTTTCCTTAAATTACAAGCTTGTAAAACTAAATAATCATCTCACCTGGGGATAAATGTAAGTGACTCACCTCGCCACATGAGAGCAGGCATCAACGAGCACCATCTCGTAGTCGCGAGCGAACTCGGGGCCTTTCCTTTTGCTGTTCTGGATCACGTCATTGGCGAGGTACAAGAAAGTCAACTTGCGGCTGCTTTTGGCTGAAACGGGAACGCAACAAATTCACAGTTTAACGAAAGGATTAAAATATAACCACGAAGCAATCGATTTAGCAACTATGACCGCAAGTAACTATCTCATCACTGTCAAATCTTGCAGAGTCATGCATACAGTAGAATGTAAATAGGCAATGTATATCCCCACGATCCGTAACCGTGCAAATGGTAGTATATTAAGAAATCCATCGTTTCATGACTGTTAGTACTACTTTACAATTGCATGACTTTAATGTCCATATTTGGCACACTTGTAAATACACACAATTACACCTTCATTGCAAACATATAGCCAATCACACTATACAAGTATACACGAGCGTTCCCGTTTCTTCAGCCcagtttattgttattttcccAGTTTCTCCCTATTCTCCAGCAGACACTTACCCTTCTTCAGCTCCCGGTGCCACACTCGGACGATGACCGGTGAGTGTTTTCGGTGGTGGATGAGCCAGAGAGACATTGTCTGCACGCTGTGCTGCGAATTGCTGAGCTCGGACAGCTTTTTTTCCAGGGCCGTTTCCGAAAAAGACGACATCGTCcgacttatgttttttttttctttaaattatttaaattgcaCAGTCGCCGGACGGCAGATAAATAACGCTATACGCCCATGGAGACAAGACTGCCCCGTTGCCAAGGCGAGTGGATTCTACCTGCTAGCTTGTTAGCCTAGCCTGCTAAACCGCGGGTGAATGATAGCTAGCTAAAGCAAAGTTAGTATTTCGGTTTTCTGTATATATTTGCAAACATGAAACGGTGCTGGTCGCTGGAGAAAAACGCACACAGAACATTAAAACTGActttaaatacaaattaaggctTATTAACTTATTACGCCACACTTAGCTACCTGTTACGTTCACTAGCACTAGAGTAAGTTTAAAAGCTAACTAGACTACTTGCTAGTAGCACGCCGCACATATCGACTTAACCGATAACGAGCTTGTCATTTGTGTGTTTAATAAAGATTCGCACTTTGTACTGACTTTTATAATAAAAACGCACTGACAGTACTCAGAATGCAGGAGCTTAAACTTAAGTAACTGTCCGGAGAACGCCCCGTGGCTAACAGTCAGAGTCTGCGGCGTCGGCTGGCTAGCCACGACTAAACACCGTCACCGCCCAACAAGAAATAATTAAGCTAAACGCGGTTTACCTTAGCCAGACTTGTTTTAATTACTCTAACTGTCCAATTATGCGCATGTTAGTTGCCTAACCAATGCCAACTTCTTTGAAgaagctagctagctagctagctaagaCTGGCGAGAAGGCCGTGTGACGTCACGTCATGGGGTCGCAGAGCAAATGCACGAGCGTAACTTTGCCCTTTAGCAATGCATTTGGACTTAATACAGCAATGCACTACAAACGAGTTTTTAGTAACGTTTTACTAATTTACTTAatattagtgtgtgtgtgacagctgTTTTAAATAACACAACCTCCCAACTATTTTCAAGGAGGCTTGGAGCTGATAGTCTTCATAAAAAGACAACCACTCTTTTTATTGGGGGATTAACAGTACTATTAACCATTTACGTGTAAAATGAGATGTGAAtattaattaactaattaatcctattcagtttgtttaaaaatacaaaagctGGTTCGGTAAAAAAGATGCCTGGGTTAGACATGATACTCTTTGGGGGAGTATTTTTGCAATTGTCACTCTGGGGTCCCCGGTCCCGGGGGTCTGCAAAGCACCATATAAATAACATTGATTTGGAAGTAAATGTAAGAACAATAAAATACAACTACTAAAgataacaacagcaacaataataatagacaTATGTTTGTATGAACATATAATGTGAGATACCATACGAAACAGCAAATGTAGTGAGTTAAGTAAAGtggtatatactgtacatactggTGCTGTTCAATGAAAGGTGGAGTTGATATGTAGTAAGGTTAGATTTTCATGTTGTCAAGGGTGACACCCCAAGATCTGTGATACTTTCTGTTCCTTATGTACATGATGGTAATCTCACATTGATCAACATTCTGCATAAAGGAGTTCGACCGTTTTAAGTGCAAACTAAAATTACCCCCGTATGCTGTTCAGGCGTTTTAAAACGGGATTTACCCAGGAATCTGCTGTCACGTCCGTTTTACCGAATTTAAAGGGATAGTAACGATGTTGTCGATTGCTGGTCTTTTTTGAGTTAATGTGTCAATAGTGTCTGACCGTGGTAACAGATAATGCAATGAAACATAATGAATGAAACTCTTCACACCATCGGGCATTTTCTTCGTGGCCCGATGGGTTTTTAGGCCGGCAAAATTCTGCCAAACCCCCATCGGCAAAATTTATCCAGTGTACGTATGGGTATGCACTGGTATGCCTGTCTGGTTTACTCTTGTGTGGCACGGTTcattctttattatttaatacatttaattataggGACATTTGGGGTACGGAGACTGCGCCTGAATGGCGCCTTTAGAGCACATTTATGGGAGACAAACATCTGTATAAGAATCGCCACAAGGTGTCGTACTCGAGGCAAAGAATGAGGTTCGTTATAGCTTTTCCGTCTGACTGCGTTAAGTGGTGTTTCAGTATTCTGATTCCTCAGCTCACACCTCAAAATGCTTTTTGCTGAGTTTCTCAAGGGTGGTACAGTCATGAAACCGACACTATTATTAGAACATTTCTTGCACACATATATATCACGTCATCCTAGACAGATAACACTAACCGCTAAGTCTGCCAAAAATACAACCATATACGACTGAATATATATCTGCAGATCTATATAGCTTCCTTCATGAGGcgaatttaatttttatataggAATCATTTTTGctacatccatctatctatccatccatccatccatccatcggtTTTCAATAGATATTTATCCAGTATAGGGTAACAATAAGTCTGGTGTAGCACAGGGCAAAAGGCagaggtaccccccccccctcccggatGGGATTTCACAGAACTCTTCTATAAATTGAATAATttgcacaacacacacacacacacacacacacacacacacatgtatatatacagtacccagccaaaaaaaaaaaaagttgccatttgaatttttcgttgggccgcctttagctttgattatggcgcacatttgtcatggcattgtttccacaggcttatgcaacatctcaccctttattttcatccagatttgcattcatttttcaCCTGCATTGAccagtgagttgaaccactccgtaAAGCTTCCTTtatcacatcccaaagaccttcaatgaggttaaggtcacaactctgtggtgaccaagtcatacgtgaaaatgattccttatgctccctgaaccactctttgacaatttgaacccaatgaatcttggcattcttatcctggaatatgcccatgccaacagggaagaaaaaatccactgatgatggatggaggtgtaacctggccggtagattcaggtactcagctgacttcactttattgctgcataacgttgctgggctgtaataatgatccagtcattggctcttaagtatttgctgatataaattcaaatgacgacttttttttttgcccaggcagtgggcagtgtgtgtgtctgtatgtgtgtctgtgtatgtgtgtgtgtgtgtgtgtgtgtgtataaaagtATGTTTAGTTACAACAGATGTATATTTGGCGTTAATAAAGGACACAAAAAGTAAGAACTTATTGGTACCTATCAGTAAGACATGCTTCAACGTATTAGTATTAAACAAAGGGAGCCTGAACACACTTATTTTTATTGTCTTACATCCATCTCTCTTCCAACTGCGTAGTTCCTAgagggtcgtggggggggggggggctggagcttattccattcagcacatcctgcatgggatgccagtccactgaAAGCAATGGAGACATTCACTCACCATGTGCAATTCAGAGACATCAAGTGGTCAAACTGCATGTCATGCATGTCTGCATGGACTGCATCAGGAAAGTGGAGTGCctggaggaccccccccccccccccacacacacacacacacacacacacacacagacatacagacacacacatccagtgagggggaggggggagttgggggggtcCAAACACTGAGGTTCGAAGTAACAGCCCCTGCTACTCCCATCTGGTTCACCTACATGTTCCTGATGGTTAGGAGTATAATCTGGAACTAACTGAAGATGAGTACAAAACTAACTTTCTTTGCAAGCAGTtaatctaaaatttaatttctgaAACAAGACTGGAAAAAGGTAATAGGGGAACCTGTTCTTCATAATCTTTTTCTCTATTTTCAGAAGACATCCTGACATCCTGAGATGGAATTTCAGAACATTCAATTAAAAAGACTACAGAAGCCAACTAATCTGCAACCTAGGGTGTCAACACACCACATTAATTTAACTTTTGGGGTTTCGTAACAGAAGGGAAATGGGGAGAAGATGAAATCTGAATTCTAGCTGTTTACATCATTTCCCTTTCCTGCAAGTAAGAGAAGGCAAACAGGAAGGTTTGGTAATATTGACCTGCTGGCAATTATTGTAATCTTCTTATGCTTAGCTACACTTTTACCCAGAGCTATACTAAGCTAAGTCAAATGCTCCTTGAAAACTGTGGCATTAATGAGCTTAGagtgaaacaaaagaaaatgacTGGTGAGGGGACAGTAATTTTTATGCTATCATAGGGCAATTTGGTGGCAGGATTCGCATTCCAGCCGCTGGAAAAAAACTCCAACTGGTCCATTCGGTGGTCCATTTAATGGCCgccgcatggctgcactcaggttctcatccctgaggtggtttgtcatgtggtgggtaaTCAGCGTGTGCTCCGTACCTCATAGGCCAAGGCCCTTCTCCGTGTCAGGAAAGGAAACACTATTAACTGAACATTGCTAATGTTTGCCTGCCAGAGCTACATTAGATCTAGTTCCTACATGCTGTCTGCTCTTAAGGCCTCCACTGTGGAAATGAGTTGATCATGTTCACCTAGACATTTGCTTAATGAACCTGAGACACTCAGAGCTGGCTGACGCAGACCGTAGTCTTCAATGACTCTGCTATCATGTTCCTTTTAGCTGGAACGTGAACCGGCCTCTGCTGAGGACTCTCCGGTGGGGCTGGAGCTGCACAGTGCCCTGCCGCTCACGTGAGCTCACCCTGCTGCTGACAGCAGAGTTGTTATTTACAAGCCGTGGAAGCCTGGTAGGTGATAGTCAAGCTAATGTGCCAAATACGATAAGCCCACACTCTTTTATCTAAAGTCCAATGACACGACAGTGGTTCAGCTGAGAACATGCTACTTAACATGATGCAGAACAAGAAGGTGTGTTATGTTCACTTATCAAAGACTGAGTTTGGGTATAAAGAACATGTGGTTAGATGGATCACTGTCTttgaattgcccatagtgtgtgattgcgGCACTGACCTATCATCCAGAgtttcccctgccttgtgtccagaGCTTTGTAGATAGGTTCCAGGCTCACTCTGACCCAAGATCAGTGGTTATGGATGATGGGGAAGTGACATATCAATAATGATGACAGTTATATGAAAAACTCTTAAACTAggtaataaatcatttaaaatgtatattgctGTAATATGTATGCATCATATATTATCATTTATCAGTTCTGCTACACTGACAGCAAAAGTAAAACATTGACCAGGGTGACCGTAATGAATTAAAAATTGAGTAAAAATGTAATAGTTGAATAATATAATTTGCAGACCATGGGCTGatgtaacaagtaaaaacaaCCACAGCATGCATGATAACCAATATCACATAATTTAAGTGTGGgttaattttaaaattaattttgccCTTATGCCATCTTAAATTAAGCTAAAAGTAATCAGTCATTGTCTATGGATACCTGGAATTTAATACTCAAGTTAGTTAATTCTACATCCTTCTGTGCCCGCCATTGTCTTCTACAATTTAAGGTCGTGCATAGGTTCCACATGTCCAAAGTCAAATTATCTCGTATTCCCCCGAATGTGGACCCCTGCTGTGATAAATGTGAGAATGAGGAGGCTTCCCTTATCCCTATGTTCTGGTCATGTCCTAACCTCAAAAGATTCTGGAGAGACAAATGTAAAACTTTGTCCCTAATTCTTGAATACCATATAGAACCTAATCCATTAGTTGCTCGTTTTGGTAAAGATCTGTTTTGGAAAAGATCCGTTATTCGATTAGCAATACCAGCAAAAAGTTTTACAAGGTGTGGGGGCGCTTCCTGAAATATTTTTCAAACCTTCAACTTCCAGCGCTACTTAGTAAATCAATGTAATGGTTccgtggtttttttttttttttttttaaatttggctTGATAGGGTTATTGTGTGGGATGAGCAGGGATTAAATCgataaaacacaacaaaaagatACGTGAATGTGTCAGTACACTATATTATACTATGTCAGATTATTATCTCGTTCTTTTCTAAAAGCAATCATTGTGAAATGTACTTAGTTACTGTATAATAACTTTGTGTGtcttttgtgttttctggtttcaaTCTAATAAAAaatctttggaaaaaaaaattaagctaaATGTAACCCCAGCTTCTTCTGAAatttcttgcccccccccccatattatATGATTTGAATTATAACATGAACACAGATTTTAATGAGGCAGGAGTATGATTCAGCTTTAACTCCAAGGACAATGTTCTGTACCCCAATGGTGCTTCATTTTGGACGACACTGCAGCTTTTTAAGCTTGGTGTGACATCTTACAAGCActtaatgaaaataatttgGTTCAATGGCACCTACAGAGACCTTGGCTTGTACAACAGGACACAACCATTGTGATATGGTAGTTTTATAATGAAGGCCATTTGCAAATGAATGATGAAGACAGTGAAAATGACTTCCCTTACAATCGCTTTCATTTCGGTTTTTCCTGACTGGAGGGTAACGACTGATTTACATCAGTAATTTGCATCtgtcaaaaataaaatgtaatttctcttttggagaaaaaagtattttaattaAGGTAAAAAGTAAACTGTGGTACAATCAGTATATGGCTAAATGAACCAAGACAGGATTTTTAAAAACcaatgtactgtatacatatacTGAAAATGACATTAAGTTTTGCCAAGAAGCAAagttagcaaaaaaaaaaaaaaacttagttCATGAAGGCAAGCTAAATCACcgcttttgttttatttacgATTAATTTAATGTACTGAAGGCATACATTTATGGTGTGACCAACATTTTTTAGaagttgtttaaaaatgtacaaGAGTATACATTGATTTCTTACAAAACATCAAGGCAAAGTGTGCAAATGATAAAAAGAATGATTAAAACACTGAATGGCAGCAGCATTTTATGCCATTCATCTTAGCTGAGGACCAAGAAaaagtaaaattgaaaaaaaaaatcacattacatACATCGAATGAGAGCTTCAACAATGAAATACATATTTCCCATCAGGCCttaaaaaacaaagcaataaagacaaacccccccccccccaaaaaaagcagAAAGTCAGCCTTTGCCACAGCGACTAcaaaatgaaaaggaaaaatctgtaaaaaaaaaat
This genomic interval from Paramormyrops kingsleyae isolate MSU_618 chromosome 8, PKINGS_0.4, whole genome shotgun sequence contains the following:
- the LOC111856419 gene encoding regulation of nuclear pre-mRNA domain-containing protein 1B-like isoform X2, with translation MSSFSETALEKKLSELSNSQHSVQTMSLWLIHHRKHSPVIVRVWHRELKKAKSSRKLTFLYLANDVIQNSKRKGPEFARDYEMVLVDACSHVAREADDGCKKHMERLLNIWQERGVYRADFIQQLKLAIEDSNSPKPKTEEKKAIKRSYQKIQEEEEEEEDDDYRGHYSPRDSDASTPLLTEELVKALQDLENAASGDAAVRQKIASLPQEVQDVSLLEKITDKEAADKLSRTVDEACLLLAEYNGRLAAELEDRRQLARMLTEYIHSQKEALVEREKKLEEYKQKLARVTQVRKELKSHLQSLPDLSLLPSVTGGLAPLPSAGDLFSTD
- the LOC111856419 gene encoding regulation of nuclear pre-mRNA domain-containing protein 1B-like isoform X1, whose translation is MSSFSETALEKKLSELSNSQHSVQTMSLWLIHHRKHSPVIVRVWHRELKKAKSSRKLTFLYLANDVIQNSKRKGPEFARDYEMVLVDACSHVARTISCREADDGCKKHMERLLNIWQERGVYRADFIQQLKLAIEDSNSPKPKTEEKKAIKRSYQKIQEEEEEEEDDDYRGHYSPRDSDASTPLLTEELVKALQDLENAASGDAAVRQKIASLPQEVQDVSLLEKITDKEAADKLSRTVDEACLLLAEYNGRLAAELEDRRQLARMLTEYIHSQKEALVEREKKLEEYKQKLARVTQVRKELKSHLQSLPDLSLLPSVTGGLAPLPSAGDLFSTD